One genomic region from Anticarsia gemmatalis isolate Benzon Research Colony breed Stoneville strain chromosome 7, ilAntGemm2 primary, whole genome shotgun sequence encodes:
- the LOC142974421 gene encoding uncharacterized protein LOC142974421 isoform X1 has product MRKTSQDGGDTTSITSGIENEIKKPCAIMKTKRSSIKRKVQSLSHESDDAVIEPLLQKDKEKPEVSNQSAKYNLLSKTKTDAISEKDNDKQKLLQDDTMSSQSEIRKISDTIITIPANSNVLPKGVSGHLHNHMNTNVFNSPDAIKVAVRSQILVEIDVSKQAGYNPSPLIFTTAKIHTDGKTKHMEPLQVTPVPILSTIEVSVLKGVGSGGGETSGIVTSSITTMHNIPKSKPHVVPEQDQKVKATEITTPTSKFVDSKSSSDKAFTSFGAPMKDVKNIDTGNKVSQKSIKDSFMDEEKNVNYGISGKTTVAQSPIGTSAEQQKTAVSNAFINKPDKIDAFKAPQQIDLNKNIKAVDKRDIKDPGTSEKKTEDPYKIKTGTNTSTGNKQLQRQKIAIDKDDSSKFKSNLGSPPLIDDLTTDKKMDVTAPSSKSVTQTEPTNVINSLSDKMKLPKSTANNVQSTSSITATSTTPPSISSTTVVANKSSTSNSITSVKPNTTSTSTILPISKTPVTKVMDSEVKYTGNGIKPSSVISTPTALSSAKTSSSKTPSASAKEFTPTTISQAVSGVKSDVPTAKVAVSKAKSQATDSKTEITASIVPITTQKSQTTSTNSVTSPLVSNTTAKGTPASKPLVKDTSGPVPAEKGKSATTPTSKGTSASIPTAKEATVSTPIPKGTTASTSIAKGISPSTPITKATTPTTSTGKSTSGSIPIAKGTASTPTVKSTIASVPISKGTTASTPTAKDTSASIPTAKGTATSIPISKSTTASTPAAKSTTASTAPAKSTSVSAPTTKETPVSTTTAKATSATTPTAKSTSVTIPTSKDSSASTQSAKVTAASTQSAKVTAAPTATTKSSSVSGTSTKGTTVSATSVKSPAISTTSAMGTTVVTTSAINAPTTTGITKNAPLTTSAAKIDTAKSNITTTSKTGAETSKILSTSTVSSTTNSTSSSNVLNKKSDAKSNELSNGNKSLKTKH; this is encoded by the exons ATGCGGAAG ACATCTCAAGACGGAGGTGATACAACTTCTATAACAAGTGGAATtgaaaacgaaattaaaaagcCATGTGCAATAATGAAAACCAAACGAAGTTCTATTAAGAGAAAAGTTCAAAGTCTCAGCCATGAATCTGATGACGCAGTTATTGAACCACTGCTTCAAAAGGATAAAGAAAAGCCCGAAGTATCGAACCAAAGTgccaaatataatttgttatcaaaaacaaagactGACGCCATTAGCGAAAAAGACAATGACAAACAGAAACTCTTACAAGATGATACAATGTCGTCGCAATCTGAGATTCGAAAGATCTCTGATACAATTATAACAATTCCTGCAAACTCAAACGTACTGCCAAAAGGCGTGTCGGGACATCTTCATAATCACATGAATACAAACGTGTTCAATAGCCCTGATGCTATAAAAGTTGCCGTTAGAAGTCAAATATTGGTTGAAATTGACGTTTCAAAACAAGCTGGTTATAATCCGAGTCCGTTGATATTCACTACAGCTAAGATTCACACTGATggcaaaacaaaacacatgGAACCTCTTCAAGTTACGCCTGTCCCGATATTATCAACAATAGAAGTTAGTGTCTTAAAGGGTGTAGGCAGCGGTGGTGGTGAAACCTCAGGAATAGTAACTTCAAGTATTACCACTATGCATAACATACCAAAAAGTAAACCACATGTTGTTCCAGAACAAGATCAGAAAGTAAAGGCAACAGAAATAACAACGCCAACAAGTAAATTTGTTGATAGCAAAAGTTCATCTGATAAAGCATTCACTTCTTTTGGGGCTCCGATGaaagatgtaaaaaatatagacaCGGGCAACAAGGTATCTCAAAAATCTATTAAAGATTCATTTATGGacgaagaaaaaaatgttaattacgGAATATCTGGGAAAACAACTGTAGCTCAGTCTCCGATAGGTACAAGCGCAGAACAACAGAAAACAGCAGTCTCGaatgcttttataaataaacccgATAAGATCGATGCTTTTAAAGCACCACAGCagatagatttaaataaaaacattaaagccGTCGATAAAAGAGATATAAAGGATCCTGGAACCTCTGAAAAGAAAACTGAAGATCcctacaaaattaaaacaggAACAAATACGTCTACTGGCAACAAACAATTACAGCGCCAAAAAATTGCTATCGATAAAGATGATTCTTCGAAATTCAAATCTAACTTAGGCAGTCCGCCTTTAATTGATGACCTGACGACGGATAAGAAAATGGACGTAACTGCTCCTTCGTCGAAATCTGTTACGCAAACTGAACCgacaaatgttataaatagtCTAAGTGATAAAATGAAATTGCCAAAATCAACTGCCAATAATGTCCAATCTACCAGTTCTATTACTGCCACTAGTACAACTCCGCCTTCTATTTCTAGTACTACTGTTGTAGCCAATAAATCATCTACATCGAATTCTATCACATCTGTCAAACCAAATACTACTTCAACTAGTACTATACTTCCAATATCAAAAACACCAGTAACAAAAGTCATGGATAGTGAAGTGAAATATACTGGAAACGGGATCAAACCATCAAGTGTGATATCAACTCCCACAGCTCTTTCGAGTGCAAAAACATCTAGTTCAAAGACGCCAAGTGCTTCAGCTAAAGAGTTTACTCCGACAACTATTTCTCAAGCAGTGTCAGGTGTAAAAAGTGATGTACCTACCGCAAAAGTAGCTGTTTCTAAAGCGAAATCCCAAGCTACAGACAGCAAAACAGAAATTACTGCTTCTATTGTGCCAATTACAACACAAAAGAGTCAAACAACATCAACTAATTCTGTAACGAGTCCTTTAGTGTCAAACACAACTGCAAAAGGTACCCCAGCGTCAAAGCCACTAGTAAAGGATACATCAGGGCCAGTCCCAGCTGAAAAGGGTAAATCCGCAACAACCCCGACTTCAAAGGGTACATCAGCATCAATACCAACTGCAAAGGAAGCGACTGTATCAACCCCAATACCAAAGGGCACGACAGCATCAACATCAATTGCAAAGGGTATTTCACCATCAACCCCAATTACAAAAGCCACTACACCAACTACCTCGACTGGTAAGAGCACATCAGGATCAATTCCAATCGCAAAGGGTACGGCATCAACCCCGACTGTAAAGAGTACGATAGCATCAGTCCCAATTTCAAAAGGTACGACCGCATCAACACCAACTGCGAAGGACACATCAGCATCAATCCCAACTGCAAAAGGTACGGCAACATCAATCCCAATATCAAAGAGCACGACGGCATCAACGCCGGCTGCGAAGAGTACTACAGCATCAACCGCACCTGCAAAGAGTACTTCAGTATCAGCCCCTACCACAAAAGAAACACCTGTGTCAACCACAACTGCCAAAGCTACTTCGGCAACAACTCCAACAGCAAAAAGCACTTCAGTAACAATCCCAACTTCAAAGGATTCGTCTGCATCAACCCAATCTGCAAAGGTTACAGCAGCATCAACCCAATCTGCAAAGGTTACAGCAGCACCAACGGCAACTACGAAGAGTTCATCAGTATCAGGTACGTCTACAAAGGGTACGACAGTATCAGCTACATCTGTTAAGAGCCCTGCAATATCAACAACTTCTGCAATGGGTACAACTGTAGTGACCACTTCTGCTATAAATGCACCGACTACAACAGGTATTACTAAGAATGCACCTTTAACCACGAGTGCTGCAAAAATAGACACGGCCAAAAGCAATATCACAACCACCAGTAAAACCGGTGCCGAAACTTCCAAAATACTGAGTACTTCTACAGTTTCTTCCACAACTAACTCTACGTCAAGTTCAAATGTACTTAATAAGAAAAGTGATGCCAAGTCAAATGAACTTAGTAACGgtaacaaaagtttaaaaactaaacattaa
- the LOC142974421 gene encoding sodium- and chloride-dependent glycine transporter 1-like isoform X2, with protein sequence MVKSSNSSQTQIPAVAKNISAMDKNIVDCKEELNHEPAAEDVEPARGNWTGRFDFLLSLLGYSVGLGNVWRFPYLCYNNGGGAFLIPFTIMLIIAGLPLMFMELSFGQYAALGPVAVYNKFCPLFQGLGYGMVIVSSIVMLYYNLIIAWTIYYMGVSFKSIFYQLPWQNCDAEWSTEHCYSYEEADSCEASNGTYYLRQCYNQSYTATHNIAALAANALRRPPAEEYFTNQVLGLSSGIEETGQIRWGMAVCLLAAWLIVFLCLCKGVQSSGKVVYFTALFPYVVLVILFFRGVTLPGASTGILFYLTPDFSQLANAQVWGDAAVQIFFALSPAWGGLITLSSYNKFSNNCYIDSLIVAVSNIATSFFAGLVIFSVIGFLAHELNVSVDRVVDQGAGLAFIVYPEVVTRLPVSPLWSILFFVMLLTLGLDSQFALMETVTTAILDRFPNFRQKKVWVVLTVAIFGYLGGLIFTTNSGMYWLQLMDKYAANWSVLIIAIGECILIAWIYGAEKFCGDIQRMIGRQSKLWVFFWSAMWRLITPAALVFILVFNWIEYKPASYASYVYPMWADAVGWTLGVLPVVVVVLMAIDQICSGPDDLTIMEKARVLARPTEEWGPSSTSGVLRAETELSPPVLLLHGRPVLRERGA encoded by the exons ATGGTGAAGTCATCCAATTCATCACAAACCCAAATTCCAGCAGTTGCCAAGAATATATCTGCAATGGATAAAAACATCGTCGAT tGTAAGGAGGAATTAAACCATGAGCCTGCCGCAGAGGATGTAGAGCCAGCGCGAGGAAACTGGACGGGGCGATTCGATTTTCTTCTTTCACTGTTGGGCTACAGTGTGGGATTAGGCAATGTATGGCGCTTCCCTTATCTGTGTTACAACAATGGTGGAG GTGCATTTCTTATACCGTTTACCATAATGCTGATAATAGCTGGATTACCTCTCATGTTCATGGAGCTGTCATTTGGTCAGTATGCCGCGTTGGGTCCGGTTGCTGTTTACAACAAGTTTTGCCCGCTCTTTCAAGGACTTGGTTACGGCATGGTGATTGTCTCTAGTATTGTCATGCTCTACTACAACCTTATCATAGCATGGACTATATACTACATGGGCGTATCTTTTAAAAGCATCTTTTATCAGTTGCCGTGGCAAAATTGTGACGCTGAATGGAGCACTGAAC ATTGTTATTCTTACGAAGAAGCAGACAGCTGTGAAGCTAGTAACGGCACTTACTACCTCAGACAATGCTACAACCAATCTTACACCGCTACACACAACATCGCTGCATTAGCAGCGAATGCATTAAGACGACCTCCGGCCGAAGAATACTTCAC aaaccAAGTGCTGGGTTTATCATCAGGTATCGAAGAAACTGGCCAGATCCGTTGGGGTATGGCTGTTTGTCTCTTAGCAGCCTGGCTAATTGTGTTTCTTTGTTTATGCAAAGGTGTGCAATCTTCGGGAAAG gtgGTATATTTCACAGCTCTTTTCCCCTATGTGGTattggtaatattattttttcgagGTGTTACCCTGCCTGGCGCTTCTACTGGTATTCTTTTCTACCTCACACCAGATTTCAGCCAACTCGCTAACGCGCAg GTTTGGGGCGACGCAGCtgtccaaatattttttgcattaagTCCGGCTTGGGGTGGTCTTATTACTCTTTCATCATATAACAAGTTCTCTAACAACTGTTACAT tGATTCCTTGATTGTCGCAGTGTCCAACATAGCAACATCTTTCTTTGCTGGATTGGTAATATTTTCTGTGATCGGGTTTTTGGCTCATGAACTCAACGTGAGTGTTGACCGAGTAGTCGACCAAGGGGCAGGACTTGCTTTCATCGTATACCCTGAAGTGGTCACTAGGTTACCTGTGTCACCACTTTGGTCTATCCTGTTCTTCGTCATGCTTCTGACACTCGGTCTGGATTCGCAG TTTGCGTTGATGGAGACAGTAACAACTGCCATATTAGACAGGTTTCCCAACTTTCGACAGAAAAAGGTTTGGGTCGTTTTGACTGTTGCGATCTTTGGTTACCTTGGAGGACTGATTTTCACGACAAAC AGCGGCATGTATTGGTTACAACTTATGGACAAATACGCAGCAAACTGGTCAGTTCTCATTATTGCAATCGGTGAGTGTATTCTGATAGCCTGGATTTATGGCGCTGAGAAGTTTTGTGGAGACATTCAACGAATGATCGGCCGACAGTCCAAGCTGTGGGTTTTCTTCTGGAGCGCTATGTGGCGACTGATTACACCTGCGGCCTTGGTG TTCATTCTGGTGTTCAACTGGATCGAGTACAAGCCGGCCTCATACGCTAGCTACGTGTATCCAATGTGGGCCGATGCAGTAGGATGGACCCTCGGCGTGTTACCCGTCGTGGTAGTCGTTCTAATGGCTATTGATCAAATCTGTAGCGGACCTGACGATCTCACTATTATGGAG AAAGCTCGCGTACTTGCTCGGCCCACTGAAGAGTGGGGTCCTTCGTCAACTTCGGGAGTGCTCCGCGCTGAGACTGAGCTGTCGCCGCCCGTGCTGTTACTGCACGGCCGTCCGGTGCTGCGGGAACGGGGTGCTTGA
- the LOC142974422 gene encoding uncharacterized protein LOC142974422 isoform X1, with translation MYSTSTASTTTSGSGRAAGAAAGDRRVRVVRLVRPRRAAPAYGFALRGGREYATGFFISKVDFNSEAHHQGLKVGDQVVSVNGYRVDDAVHTELVHYLASQSRLKIKVRHVGMLPVKDKAHEPLSWQFVSERVSLGSDVSSSPTLCHDTDRITDMRLSILVPPRAKLGCGICKGPDWKPGIFVQFVREGGIAREAGLRPGDQILSCNGLDFSNVSFNEAISAMKATGRLELVIREGAGTELVSPESSGYNSSASSAAGERSPAPAAPHAPLAPPAALRRRLASVAEEAADRADRLTMNRLKRRTRDSLDFEWKNGDIHNFDAPSDIEPDYDSPSIPNNPHTFENKSNMRCKNKKEYVTSPSNRTIINLTEDGATIQCSYDNQSPRKNTFSANHTNRDNDKKTIVVEVHHTSTTTCGKSACNYPPPLKNDCNSDSLSVSSSATLSSAIAEEIQRRMMNKKPNTENVPPPPAKKPTPPKPTDDKKKQHDALMDEFKKVHRKMFANQECEQNGTENVNADGQVDRQQTLPLRKVEVQSDVPSNNHAPSKREATDNPPPPPPMPIANGHQNGDHKVVDNQKAIPKSIINDIVAHSNLRKNGTTNRTPTPDYNKKTEPPAQIKSIKDEKAELESLESYKLKNPSNVQPKPPSNYFVKAPNGTATMKKHARPVSVTIGEYAYGGGSRREPTKLDFLNGDKPDGLHDVDDEASISNRLQSELALTLSRSNLRKKTEALDQGIIKRSLKTTINEDSDSSLDKNFHARYGNNLLPLPPCVTIPKVSISKLKP, from the exons ATGTATTCAACATCAACAGCGTCCACGACGACGTCAGGGTCTGGTCGTGCGGCCGGCGCGGCGGCCGGCGACCGGCGCGTGCGCGTCGTGAGGCTTGTGCGCCCGCGCAGGGCTGCGCCCGCATACGGCTTCGCTCTCAGGGGTGGCAGAGAGTACGCAACAGGATTCTTCATATCTAAAGTCGACTTCAACTCCGAAGCACATCATCAGGGATTAAAG gtCGGTGATCAGGTGGTGAGCGTGAATGGATACCGAGTAGATGACGCTGTACACACTGAATTGGTGCATTACCTCGCCTCGCAGTCACGACTTAAGATCAAAGTTAGAC ATGTGGGGATGCTACCTGTCAAAGA CAAGGCTCACGAGCCACTGTCATGGCAGTTCGTGTCGGAGCGCGTGTCGCTGGGCTCCGACGTGTCGTCGTCGCCGACGCTCTGTCACGACACAGACAGGATCACAGACATGCGCCTCTCCATACTCGTGCCGCCCAGGGCGAAGCTTGGCTGCGG AATTTGCAAAGGGCCAGACTGGAAGCCGGGCATCTTTGTGCAGTTTGTACGAGAAGGCGGAATAGCACGGGAGGCGGGCCTACGACCGGGTGATCAGATCTTATCGTGCAATGGACTCGACTTCTCTAACGTCTCCTTCAACGAA gCAATATCGGCAATGAAAGCGACCGGGCGCCTGGAGCTGGTGATACGTGAAGGTGCAGGCACTGAACTGGTGTCACCAGAGAGCTCTGGGTACAACAGCTCGGCGTCCTCCGCGGCTGGAGAGCGGAGTCCCGCGCCGGCAGCGCCTCACGCACCGCTAGCGCCACCTGCCGCACTGCGACGGAGACTTGCCAGCGTCGCCGAGGAGGCTGCTGATCGCGCTGATAG ACTAACCATGAATAGACTAAAGAGAAGAACCAGGGATAGTTTAGACTTCGAATGGAAGAATGGTGATATCCACAACTTCGATGCACCTTCTGACATAGAGCCCGACTACGACAGTCCGAGTATACCAAACAATCCTCACACTTTCGAAAACAAGAGTAATATGCGATGTAAAAACAAAAAGGAATACGTCACGAGTCCATCGAACAGGACTATAATCAATTTGACTGAAGATGGAGCAACTATACAATGTAGTTACGATAATCAGTCTCCTAGGAAAAATACGTTTTCAGCGAATCACACGAACAGAGACAACGATAAAAAGACAATAGTAGTAGAAGTTCATCACACTAGTACAACGACTTGTGGAAAAAGTGCGTGTAACTATCCACCGCCTTTGAAAAACGATTGCAATTCCGACTCTCTAAGTGTGTCTAGTTCTGCTACACTATCAAGTGCCATTGCCGAGGAAATACAAAGACGAATGATG AATAAGAAACCAAATACAGAGAATGTTCCGCCGCCTCCTGCGAAAAAGCCAACTCCGCCAAAGCCTACAGATGACAAGAAGAAACAACACGACGCATTGATGGATGAGTTCAAAAAAGTTCATCGAAAAATGTTTGCGAACCAAGAATGTGAACAGAATGGCACTGAGAATGTAAATGCCGATGGACAAGTG gaCCGTCAGCAGACGTTACCATTGAGGAAGGTGGAGGTACAATCAGACGTGCCAAGTAACAACCATGCACCGTCAAAGAGGGAAGCTACAGACAACCCCCCGCCTCCACCACCA ATGCCGATCGCGAACGGACATCAAAACGGAGATCACAAAGTTGTAGATAACCAAAAAGCAATCCCCAAATCCATAATTAACGATATTGTGGCACACTCGAATTTAAGGAAAAATGGAACTACAAATAGAACTCCAACTCCCGATTACAACAAAAAGACGGAACCCCCAGCACAAATCAAAAGTATTAAGGATGAAAAGGCTGAGCTAGAGTCTTTAGAATCTTATAAATTGAAGAATCCTTCGAACGTTCAACCAAAACCACCATCGAATTATTTTGTGAAGGCACCGAATGGTACGGCTACAATGAAGAAACATGCTAGGCCTGTGTCTGTGACGATTGGTGAATATGCCTACGGTGGCGGCAGCAGGCGAGAACCTACAAAGTTAGATTTTCTCAATGGCGATAAGCCTGATGGTCTTCATGACGTAGATGATGAAGCCTCTATTTCAAATAGACTACAATCAGAATTGGCGTTAACGCTATCTAGATCTAATTTACGTAAGAAGACTGAAGCTTTG GATCAAGGCATTATTAAAAGAAGTTTAAAAACAACTATTAACGAAGACAGTGATTCGTCATTAGACAAAAATTTTCACGCTAGATATGGCAATAATTTATTGCCGTTACCTCCTTGTGTAACTATACCCAaagtttcaatttcaaaattaaaaccttGA
- the LOC142974422 gene encoding uncharacterized protein LOC142974422 isoform X2 gives MYSTSTASTTTSGSGRAAGAAAGDRRVRVVRLVRPRRAAPAYGFALRGGREYATGFFISKVDFNSEAHHQGLKVGDQVVSVNGYRVDDAVHTELVHYLASQSRLKIKVRHVGMLPVKDKAHEPLSWQFVSERVSLGSDVSSSPTLCHDTDRITDMRLSILVPPRAKLGCGICKGPDWKPGIFVQFVREGGIAREAGLRPGDQILSCNGLDFSNVSFNEAISAMKATGRLELVIREGAGTELVSPESSGYNSSASSAAGERSPAPAAPHAPLAPPAALRRRLASVAEEAADRADRLTMNRLKRRTRDSLDFEWKNGDIHNFDAPSDIEPDYDSPSIPNNPHTFENKSNMRCKNKKEYVTSPSNRTIINLTEDGATIQCSYDNQSPRKNTFSANHTNRDNDKKTIVVEVHHTSTTTCGKSACNYPPPLKNDCNSDSLSVSSSATLSSAIAEEIQRRMMNKKPNTENVPPPPAKKPTPPKPTDDKKKQHDALMDEFKKVHRKMFANQECEQNGTENVNADGQVDRQQTLPLRKVEVQSDVPSNNHAPSKREATDNPPPPPPMPIANGHQNGDHKVVDNQKAIPKSIINDIVAHSNLRKNGTTNRTPTPDYNKKTEPPAQIKSIKDEKAELESLESYKLKNPSNVQPKPPSNYFVKAPNGTATMKKHARPVSVTIGEYAYGGGSRREPTKLDFLNGDKPDGLHDVDDEASISNRLQSELALTLSRSNLRKKTEALADASR, from the exons ATGTATTCAACATCAACAGCGTCCACGACGACGTCAGGGTCTGGTCGTGCGGCCGGCGCGGCGGCCGGCGACCGGCGCGTGCGCGTCGTGAGGCTTGTGCGCCCGCGCAGGGCTGCGCCCGCATACGGCTTCGCTCTCAGGGGTGGCAGAGAGTACGCAACAGGATTCTTCATATCTAAAGTCGACTTCAACTCCGAAGCACATCATCAGGGATTAAAG gtCGGTGATCAGGTGGTGAGCGTGAATGGATACCGAGTAGATGACGCTGTACACACTGAATTGGTGCATTACCTCGCCTCGCAGTCACGACTTAAGATCAAAGTTAGAC ATGTGGGGATGCTACCTGTCAAAGA CAAGGCTCACGAGCCACTGTCATGGCAGTTCGTGTCGGAGCGCGTGTCGCTGGGCTCCGACGTGTCGTCGTCGCCGACGCTCTGTCACGACACAGACAGGATCACAGACATGCGCCTCTCCATACTCGTGCCGCCCAGGGCGAAGCTTGGCTGCGG AATTTGCAAAGGGCCAGACTGGAAGCCGGGCATCTTTGTGCAGTTTGTACGAGAAGGCGGAATAGCACGGGAGGCGGGCCTACGACCGGGTGATCAGATCTTATCGTGCAATGGACTCGACTTCTCTAACGTCTCCTTCAACGAA gCAATATCGGCAATGAAAGCGACCGGGCGCCTGGAGCTGGTGATACGTGAAGGTGCAGGCACTGAACTGGTGTCACCAGAGAGCTCTGGGTACAACAGCTCGGCGTCCTCCGCGGCTGGAGAGCGGAGTCCCGCGCCGGCAGCGCCTCACGCACCGCTAGCGCCACCTGCCGCACTGCGACGGAGACTTGCCAGCGTCGCCGAGGAGGCTGCTGATCGCGCTGATAG ACTAACCATGAATAGACTAAAGAGAAGAACCAGGGATAGTTTAGACTTCGAATGGAAGAATGGTGATATCCACAACTTCGATGCACCTTCTGACATAGAGCCCGACTACGACAGTCCGAGTATACCAAACAATCCTCACACTTTCGAAAACAAGAGTAATATGCGATGTAAAAACAAAAAGGAATACGTCACGAGTCCATCGAACAGGACTATAATCAATTTGACTGAAGATGGAGCAACTATACAATGTAGTTACGATAATCAGTCTCCTAGGAAAAATACGTTTTCAGCGAATCACACGAACAGAGACAACGATAAAAAGACAATAGTAGTAGAAGTTCATCACACTAGTACAACGACTTGTGGAAAAAGTGCGTGTAACTATCCACCGCCTTTGAAAAACGATTGCAATTCCGACTCTCTAAGTGTGTCTAGTTCTGCTACACTATCAAGTGCCATTGCCGAGGAAATACAAAGACGAATGATG AATAAGAAACCAAATACAGAGAATGTTCCGCCGCCTCCTGCGAAAAAGCCAACTCCGCCAAAGCCTACAGATGACAAGAAGAAACAACACGACGCATTGATGGATGAGTTCAAAAAAGTTCATCGAAAAATGTTTGCGAACCAAGAATGTGAACAGAATGGCACTGAGAATGTAAATGCCGATGGACAAGTG gaCCGTCAGCAGACGTTACCATTGAGGAAGGTGGAGGTACAATCAGACGTGCCAAGTAACAACCATGCACCGTCAAAGAGGGAAGCTACAGACAACCCCCCGCCTCCACCACCA ATGCCGATCGCGAACGGACATCAAAACGGAGATCACAAAGTTGTAGATAACCAAAAAGCAATCCCCAAATCCATAATTAACGATATTGTGGCACACTCGAATTTAAGGAAAAATGGAACTACAAATAGAACTCCAACTCCCGATTACAACAAAAAGACGGAACCCCCAGCACAAATCAAAAGTATTAAGGATGAAAAGGCTGAGCTAGAGTCTTTAGAATCTTATAAATTGAAGAATCCTTCGAACGTTCAACCAAAACCACCATCGAATTATTTTGTGAAGGCACCGAATGGTACGGCTACAATGAAGAAACATGCTAGGCCTGTGTCTGTGACGATTGGTGAATATGCCTACGGTGGCGGCAGCAGGCGAGAACCTACAAAGTTAGATTTTCTCAATGGCGATAAGCCTGATGGTCTTCATGACGTAGATGATGAAGCCTCTATTTCAAATAGACTACAATCAGAATTGGCGTTAACGCTATCTAGATCTAATTTACGTAAGAAGACTGAAGCTTTG GCAGATGCAAGCCGATAA